The region ATGACAATGAAATATACACCAATATGGAATATTACttaggaaaaaattaaaataaaaaatagaaatgaaatTAATAGTTAGCAAGAAAACAAATGATAGAATAAAAAAGAAGCAAAAGAAACAAGAAGAAATAGTTAAAgtgtcaatttaaaaataagagaaaaaagAGAGTTTATACATAAATAGAGATggaattgaaataattaaataagtaaaagtatagtataaaatgaataaataattgaAGGTTTTCTGGGTTTGGGAAATCGTTGAAAGACAGTGAAGAAAAGCTGCAAGAGAATCCATCACCCAAACATAGTAAAGCTTAGGAACTCACCATCCCATCCCTTCACCAAATATATATTCTCCACCACCACTACATGCCTCTCTTTAAATCACTCCATTAATTAATATCAGATCTTATCTTCTGTTTCTAGGGTTTCTTTTGGTCTTTATTAATGGAGTTTTCGAAGAACGGAAACTCCGTACTGAGGTTCAACAACAACCGGCCGCTTTCATTTTACGGTTTatcgttcttcttcttcttcttctcgttCTGTGTACTTCTTAGCATTTTTACTTCCGGTACTTGTGTAGGTAAATCAACAGTTAAAAAATGGTTTGTTTTTTTActtgtttgtatacgtttttaTTGTCTAAGTTTCCTTTTAAAATGCAGGCATCAGGTCTTCATTTTCTACTACGAACCCACATTTCTATCTTCAGGTGAGACCCTACTTACTTATGCTACATTATTACAACCattgttttctttaattttgtaatGCTTCATATTTTCATGTTTTGTGTTTACATTCTCAATTATGTTTTCATATTTTTGTACGTCGTCTTTTAGGTTATTTTTTTACGGTTAttaaattttgcatttttaataaaatggcTACCaacatttttacttttatttttaggtaacccaattgatattttttagaaaTGGATGTTTCCGCtcatttcaaattaattttttactaatGTCCAGAGGTTATACCTGCTCATTTCAGATTAAATTTTTGCTTATGCGGGGAGGTTAACAAGATGACAACCACATAAGCAAAAACCAATTTGAGATGAGCGGATAATctcccattttaaaaaaatattagttggaTGGGAAGATGTTATTATGAATCTTCAGTGACTATTTTACTAAATATGTGTAGTTGGGTAACCATAAAATTTTTTGACCCTCATTTTCAATGTGTTGgtcacttttaaaattaatttaaactttttatagttaatattttataattaattatggtATTTAGAGCAATGATAATTGTATACTAACTTGTACTGTAAAGGTTTTCAAATTTTTTCcaataatattttttccaattatagttttaaaattgaGTAATTATCAAAGTTCAAGTGATCCATTATTGGTTGGTGCCATACATTGTAAGAAACATTTGCCTCATTTTTCTCATCACCATACACACAAATATGTACGGCTTCTATAATTAAAGATGGCCTAAATGACTGCTGCAGAGCTTTGCTGCTGCATGCTCAGCCGTCGGATCTATGGATCCATCACTAGTGGTCCCATTTTAATTCAGGTTCAGCCTATAATTAACTTAAAGCGCATAATGCTCTCCTGCGCATTTTAGCTTTCTATGATTGAGCCCCTTCTTTTGTCGCCTTATTCAGACTCCTGGTAACTTGCGCCAGCAGTGCTCAGCGGTTTAACCGTAACCATATCGCTGATCTCCAAAATCTAATACTAAAATATTACTACTACTAAGTATTgaatgattaattatttttttcttttcgtttttgaataggattttGATGAAATGAGAGACAGAAAAATCATGGGCACTAGAAGACTTCTGAGCGGACCCGGCTCATCGCCGCCGCGGTGCATGTCAAAGTGTGGGAGGTGCAGCCCATGCAAGCCGGTGCATGTGCCGGTGCCGCCAGGAACTCCGGTGACGGCTGAATATTACCCAG is a window of Mercurialis annua linkage group LG2, ddMerAnnu1.2, whole genome shotgun sequence DNA encoding:
- the LOC126669475 gene encoding EPIDERMAL PATTERNING FACTOR-like protein 6 produces the protein MEFSKNGNSVLRFNNNRPLSFYGLSFFFFFFSFCVLLSIFTSGTCVGIRSSFSTTNPHFYLQDFDEMRDRKIMGTRRLLSGPGSSPPRCMSKCGRCSPCKPVHVPVPPGTPVTAEYYPEAWRCKCGNKLYIP